Genomic segment of Synergistaceae bacterium:
GTTAATTAACGATTTTATTTCTTCACGCAATGAGTCAAGATTTTCACCCGTTATGCTCGAAACTGGTACTATTGCTTTATTCTCTAAAAATGTCCCGCGCACAAATTCCCGAACATCATCAAGAACTAAATCTAACATTCCGGGCTCGTCTTGAATCCTGTCAATTTTCGTAACAGCTATCAAACCATCATGAACGCCAAGTAACTCCATGATTGCTAAATGCTCGCGGGTCTGAGGCATAATACTTTCATCAGCAGCAACAACGAGCAGAGCCGCATCAATTCCCGACGCACCAGCCACCATTTGACGTATAAATTTTTCATGGCCTGGAACGTCTATAACGCTTATGACTCGCCCGTCATCGAGCTTCAACGGTGCAAAGCCTAATTCTATTGTGATTCCCCGGCGCTTTTCCTCGATTAATCTATCGCAATTTATTCCGGTCAGTGCGTTAATTAATGCTGTCTTGCCGTGATCTATGTGGCCTGCTGTACCGATTACAAGTGAGATTTCAGACATTTAATACACCTTCAAGCGAGTTAATAATTATTTCCTCGTCGCCTTCCTGCAATGTTCTGACGTGTAAGACAAGCTCATCATCACGGGCACCGCACAAAATCGGCACTTCAAGACCACGCAGCAATTTTTGAATATAACCGGCTGAAAAATTTTTATGCTTTACTGCGACTCCATAGCCGGATAATTTTATTTCAGGACATGACCCACCGCCCGCAGCGTCTTCGATTTCTATGACTCTTACATTTGCAGAAATTTTTTGCGCTAATCTTTCAGCGAGAGAGTCAGCCCTTGCACGCATAAATTCAGGAGTCAAACGCAACATTTTCAACGTAGGAATCTCATCATATAATCCGCGTGAATAAAGCCTCATAGTTGACTCAAAGCCTGCTAACGTAACTTTATCGACTCTTAATGCGCGCGCTAAAGGATATTTCTTGAGCTTGTCAACGAGATTCTTTTTTCCGACAATGCCGCCGATTTGTGGTCCGCCTAAAATTTTATCGCCTGAAAATGTTACGAGATCTGCGCCCTGTTCGAGACATGATTTAATGCTTATTTCGCCGCTGTTGGCAGGAAGATTTATTATTTCAGAATCAAGCATTAACCCGCTTCCGGCATCTTCCATGAAGATTAAATTTTTCTCGTGTGCAAGTTTTGCGAGTTCTTTGCGTTCGGGAGCTGTAGTAAATCCCTCTATCCTGAAATTTGACGGGTGAACCTTCAATAACATTTTTGTGTTGTCAGTGATTGCGCGTTCGTAGTCAAATAAATGAGTGCGATTTGTTGTTCCTGTCTCGATTAAATTTGCGCCGCTTAACTGCATAATATCAGGGATTCTAAATGAGCCGCCTATTTCGACGAGTTCTCCGCGTGAGACTATGACATCAAAATTTTTTGCTAGTGCGCTCAATGCAAGAAGGACAGCCCCGGCATTATTATTTACGACGAGTGCCGACTCTGCTCCGGTCAATGCGCATAAAAGCTCTTCAACGTGAGAATTTCTCTGACCCCGTGCACCTTGTTTCAGGTCATATTCTAAATTTGAATAACTTGACGCGATTTCGGACATAGATTTTACTGCTTCATGTGCAATTAATGAACGGCCTAAATTTGTATGAATTATTACGCCTGCAGCATTGATTACGCGCTTTAAACTGGGAGTCAGTGCAGAGGCAAACGAATTTACGCAAGAGTCCTTAAATGAGTCAAACGAGAAAATAAATTCTTCATCGTGCAAAATTTTTTGTCTAATTAGTGATAATTCCTGATTGATTATGCGCTTGACTCTGATTCTGCCGAGAGAATCCAGCCATTTTTTGACCCATTCAGAATTTAATATTATATCCATTGACGGAATAGCTTTTAATTTCTCTCTCTGCCCATTATCGGACACTTTGAAACACTCCCCCTAAAAATTTTTGATTATCATATCATGTTTATTCAGCGCGTAAATCACAAAATGCCTTCCCGCTAACCCCCACCCAATCCCCCCCGCCCCCCTTTCCAACCCCAAAGGGGGGAGAGAAGATAAAAGATTAAATCATAATTTACCCTCGTGCTCGTCCTTGTTGAGAGATTTCCATAACGATATGCACGCACACACCATGATAATAGCAAAAGGAGGTGCTGCCGTTAATGAAATTGTCTGCAAATTCTGTAGTCCTCCCGTCATTAATAAAACTATCGCTAAAGCGGCCATTAATACGCCCCAGACTCCCATTTTTGATTTCGACGGATTCAAATCGCCGTGATTCGAGTACATCGAGAGAACAAATGTAGCTGAATTAGCACTCGTTACAAAAAATGTAGTTATCAACACTAGCATTATAACTGACATAATAAAGCCCAACGGATAATATTTATATAACGCGAAGACTCCAACTGAAATATCCTTTGTAACCTGTGCTGCAATGTCGATTCCCTTCACTAACTGTAAATGAAGTGCTGACGTTCCGAAAATTGCAAACCACGTGAAGCTCCCTAACGCAGGAACAATAAGAACTCCCGCAACAAATTCCGCAATCGTACGGCCTCTTGAAATTCTCGCAACAAATGAGCCGACAAATGGTGCCCACGCAATCCACCACGCCCAATAATAAAGCGTCCAATTTTTAAGATGGTCTGCGTACTTGCCTCCGTAAGGTGCCATCATGAAACTTTCTTTGACGAGTCCGCTTGTGAAATCGCCGATCCCTGTCATTAAAGATTCAACGATGGGAAGTGAAGGCCCTAATACGAATAATCCCATCATTAAAAGAAGACATATAAATAAATTCAGATTTGCTACAAATTTTATGCCCTTGTCGATTCCAAGCACCGCCGAACCTGTATATAAGACTGCGAGAATAATTATAATCACAACTTGAATCATCGTAGTTTTGTCAATGTGCATAATTTCATTCAAGCCGCTATTTAATTGCAGAGTCCCAAGCCCTAATGATGTAGTAATCCCGGCAAGTGTCGCGAAAATTGCAAGAACGTCTACAAATTTCCCAAAAAAGCCGTCAACAGCCTTCTGACCCACTAACGGAATAAATAAGGAACTTATTAAACCTGGAGAATTACGCCTGAATTGATAATAAGCCATCGGCATAGCTATAACTGCATAACCTGCCCAAGGATGTAACCCCCAGTGAAAAAATGAAATCTGCATCGCGTCTCTTGCTGCCTGAATGCTGCCGGGTTCTGCTCCAAAAGGTGTGTTCCCAAAATGTATTAAAGGTTCGCCAGCTCCATAAAAAACGAGTCCGACTCCCATTCCCGCAGAAAATAACATTGCAAACCATGATATATTACTGTGTTCCGGTCTGTCTTCAGGTTTGCCGAGTCTCACGTGTTTAAATCTGCTGAAGGCCATACATATGCAGAATAATACAAAACTGTTCATCGTCAATAAATAGCCCCAGCCGAAATATTTTGTTAAGCCTCCGAAAAGTGAATTAGCGAAATTTCCGAAGTTCTCAGGGAGGAATAATCCCCATGCTACTATTGCGAATGTGATTACGATAGAAATTATATAGACGGAATTACTTTTTTTATTTGCGTTATCAGACATTAAAAATTTCAGCTCCTTTGCGTGTATACAAAATAAAGCCGGAGGTTTTGACTCGCCCCCGGCCATGATTATCGCTTAAAACTTTGACGGAAATACTGTCGGCTCTTCTACTTTTGTAGCAAGTGCGTCGAGTGCTGCTCCTACACGGCTTGTGCGTAACTGCCACTCTGCTTCCTTGCTGAGTTCAGGATCTCCCAAAGGATAAGGAACTGAAACGGTTTGTACCATTCTATTAGCTCCGACAGTTTTTGCAACATCGATTAAGTTGCACATAACTGTAACAGGAATCCCACTGCGCTCGATTTCTTTTGCCATCGTTGCACCGCAACGCGTACAGGTGCCTCAGGTTGAAGTTAATATTACTGCGTCAACATTTGCTGCGTGAAGTTCCTGCGCGATTTCCTTTCCGAACTTGGCCGCAAATGCCTGTGTTGTTCCTGTTCCTACTGTTACATAGAAATAATCATAAAGTTTTCCGATTTTGCCCTGCTTCTCGAAATAACGCATTGCATCAACGGGCACGCCTCTATCAGGTACGGCGCACATTGCTGCGGGGTCAAATCCTGCGTGAATGGTCTTGAAGACTCCTTCAGGTAAATTATCAAGTTTGGAGATGTCATATTTGCCCCATTTCTGCGCGCTTGCACTCTGGATTCTGTCGGGGTTGTCAACGGGAACGACTCCGCTTGATGATACAAGAGCGATTGTTGCTTTGCTGAGATCTTTAACGGGTTCTGCAGGCGGAATTTTTTCCATTGCAGGAATAATTAATTCTGTCTGGAAGGGTTCGCCGTTAATTTTCTTCAGGAGCATATCAATAACTCTATCAGCTGCCATTACTCCGTTTGGCTCGGGAATCTCTGAACGAACACCACGCGGGAAATAACCTTCTTGAGCTGCCGGTAATAATTCCTCACCCTTTGCAATTTTCTTAGCAAATGCTGCCATAGGCGTAATATCCTGCTTCATGAAAGTTGCTTTGCGTCCGCCCTTGAAAATGTATGCGACTGATTTATACTCTTCAACGCCGGGATTCTCTTCGTTCATTGAACTAATTACAGGCACATTATAACGCTCTTTAACGGCCTTGCAGACAATACCGCAACCCACGCCGTAACGTCCGGCCATGAACGCAGGCCCAGCAAAAAATATCCCGAACTCTTTAGTGTCCAAGAACGCAAAAATTTCTTTGAGGGCTTCTTCCGTGTGATTCGTTATATAGTTGTCGCCGCAAACGATTGTGTTCGTAACTTCGATTTCCGGCTTGACCATCGCATTAAGCATCATAGAGCAGCCGATTAAACCATCATGAAAAATCGGAGTCTGGTCTGCTTTATCTTCTCCGCCGATTTGGCCGAAAAACTGATTTATATAGTGAATAGCTTTCATTCTTAATCTCACCCCTTTTTAATTAGAAATCTGCACACGTTCTGCGGGAATAGCCGCTGATGTGGTTTGCACAGAACATGCCGTTATTTTCCATTACAAACGATCCGTCCGGTTTAATGCAGCCTTCCCAGCCGCCTGAATTTCCGTCGCGTGCAAGTGCTTCAAGCTCGCCGATTACTTCCATACCTGCGGGAAATTCGTACATTTGCGAAACGTTGCCGGTTGTTACAAGCGCATTTGTTGCAGGATTCATTGACACTAACGGTTGTGAAGCTCCGTCGCGTCCGGTGCATTCGTCAGAGAGTCCGACCGTCTTAATTCCGAGTCTCTCAAGCTCTACCATCATGGCAGTATAATCAACGTCGGGATTTCCGTAGCCTTCTTCAACGACAACTGCTGCTACTGCGCCTAAACTTGTTGCGATCTGTCCGGCCATTTTTACGCAGCGGACTTTCTCGTCCATTTTTACATTAAGGGTTGACATAAGAACGCCCAAGAAATTAATTGTTTTTCCGTGCTGCTCATATAATTTCTTGATCATTGGATTGACTGCAAATTCATACGTAGAAATTTTTGATGATGTCGGCATAAATGAACCTGACACCATGCAGCCGTCTAATAATTCATTCGGGTGCATAAAGGTCGGCAAAATGTGATTTGCGTCCCAGCCATATATTAACGTATTGTAGCCCATTGTCTCCATTTGACTCTGCGGCTGTAAAACATAGAGAACACCGGGAAGTTTCTTTACTTCTTCGCTTCTTTCAGGGATTGAAGGCAGGTCATAGACTTCGATATTTTCGGGCTCTAAATCTTTTACGCACTGTCCGATATATTCAGCGAGTCTCATTCCAGCCCAGCGGAGAGCATGATTTTTCTTCTGCTGTTCGTGTCTCTCAAAATCTTCGTCAGTATCAGCAACTAATACTAGATTCGGCATATCTCCAAAAATTGTATGATGCTGATATTTTCCGCCCATCGCGATAACTCCGTCTTGGAAACCGCCCGCGTGTTCACCGACTACTATTAATGAGCAGTCCTGCAAACAATGTGTTCTGCCTGAGCCTGCTACTTCCATTTCTGACAGGACACCGGGAAAAATTCCATGTCCGCCCGAAACTTTGCAGCGCATTTCGACAGCTTCTTTGACCGGGCATAATATAACATTGTCGCCGGGGTGTACGATTTTGAGATCTGCCGTAGTGATGTGCTCGTCCTCTTTCACAACGTTTAAAAGCTCGTCTTTATTTAGCGTCAAGACTCCGGCCTCGTAAAAAGTTTTGCCGCCGAATTTAATATCCTTGACGTGGAATGCTCCTATTTCAAGTCTCATTATTGAATTTCACATCCTATAAAATTTTAGCTCGTTCACGCAAAAAGCACGTGAAAATTTTCCTTGACTCTGAATTTATCCGCGAGTAACAATGCACACGCGAAACAATTAGAATCCCCTTCGCAAAAAGTAAGATGCTTTATAGAACATGGAATATTGAATTTATCAGCTTGTGAAAAATTTTATTGTAACCGCCTTCATAAAGCTATAACAAAATTTATTATGGAAAATGTACGTTATATTTTAGTTATTCACACTCAAATAATTTTATGCTGTTGATGTGAAAAAATTTGCACTCTAAAAATTTTCTATGTCTCGTGATAATTTGTGATGACTGAAAAAATTTAATGTTCTTGTAGTTGCAAATGTAGTTGTAAAAAACTTTCTCTCACGCATTTAATTTGTATATTGGAATCTTGCAAATATTATAGCATTAATGAGTCAAATATATACAACTTTCCAGCCGGGGCCGGTTGTGTGTTAATTCCCGTTGATCATGGCATAATCGCGTGTGAAATAATTTTTTGCGCGAACATTCAAAAGTTTTTACTGCTATTATAGTGAAAACACCTTAAAAGCTACAACTTTCCAGTCAGGGCCGTTTGCGCGTTAATAGCTGCTCCCGTTGCTCATAGCATAATCACGTATGAAATAATTTCTTGCGCGAATATTCAAAAGTTTTTACTGCTGTTATAGTGAAGCTACAACTTTCCAGCACGGGGCCGGTTGTGTGTTAATAGCTGCTCCCGTTAATCATAGCATATCACGAAATAATTTTTTGCGCGAACATGCAAAAGTTTTTACTGCTGTTATAGTGAAGCTACAACTTTCCAGCCGGGGCCGTTTGCGCGTTAATGAGTGCTTTTGTTGGTCATAGCATATCACGTATGAAATAATTTCTTGCGCAAACATTCAAAAGTTTTTACTGCTATTATAGTGTGCTGACTATAATTTGCGATAAAAAAATATTTGCACCATAACACAAAAAATCTCGTAATAAACTGCAGCTGAAAATATAATTGTAAAATCTCTATTGTTCATGTTATTATGTCAAATATATTACAAATTAAGGAGGTTATTAATTGATGAAGTACAAAATTTTATGTTTATCATTAATTGCTGTGCTTATTCTCGGTTGTCAGGCGCAGGCAGTCAACGTTAAGGGCAGAGCAATAAGCACGATTTCTGACATTTTAAGCTACGCACGGGGACTCGGCAATGTATCAGCAGGAGATACACATCTCGAAATTGAGAAGTCTTCATTAATGCGCCTGCTTGATAATGGACAGCTTAATTTACGATACAACATAGGCAGCAGTAACAATGATTTATCGCTGGGAAAAATAAAAGACTATTCGACAAACTTTACAAATTTTGAAGGCGGACTCCTCACAGCATTAGCTCGAACAACTTTTAACAATAATAAAATTATAATCGCCTCATCAAGAAATATGACAGAGTCAAATTCTAACTGGTTCTATGATTTATATTTCACAGCAGTAAATAATGACTCTGACGGTAAAATCTCACAGTCCCGCTTTGGTGCATGGCGTTACAGCGGCAATAATTCAGGCTACGTTAAGGACATCAAAACGGGAATATTCGTTGAAGGCTTTGACGGTGAAATTATAATTACTTCAACAATGGAAGTTACTAACGATAATATAGCTAAACCTGTGAAATTCAGCGATAAAAAAGTTACTGCAAAATTTGATTTCTGGGCGTTATTTGCTAATGAGTCCGGCGATGTCCAGTATAAGAAACTCGATAATTTGACTCAGACAAAAGACGGCTTTACTGCTGCGGCCCTGCATGGAATTAAAAGCGTCTCTAACGGCGATTGGAACAAAGTTAATAATCTCGACAGCACAACCGCTTCACCCTATATCGCAATAAAAACTGTAACAGGAGATTTCAATCATGACGGCTACAATAACGAAATTGCAGTAATGACCGCTGATAGATGGGGGATTAATTTATTTGTCTATCAGATAACATACGAGAATAATAATTTTGTTATAAGGACAATGAAGGACTTAGGCAGAATTAATTCATACAGTGATAATGCTGCATTTAATGACTGCTTTAACGGTTCAACCACAATGATCGGAGGAGATATTGTAACAGGAGATTTTGACGGAGACGGCGAGACTGAATTTATAGCACTCTTTCAGGTAGATCCTTCGCCGCAATCTTCTATTCCTACTCTCAAAGCTGTAAAATATAAATGGAATAATAATAAGGGAGATTTTGATACTTCCGTATTTGAGCATAATTTTGCTTTCTCATATAGACATCCGGTAGCTACTAGTAATTCTTTCGGTTATGAACAAAGTACGTCAGGTCTATGGGGAGGCTTGAAGGCTGCAGCACTTGATATTGACGGAGACGGAACAGACGAGATAGCTTTTACCGCCTTTGAATGGGAACAAACTGACAGAGGTATCGCAACAAATATATATCTCAATAAAAAATTTGAAACTTTATTTGAATGGAAAGCAAATTTAGTGTATAAAGCACGTCCCTGTGTTATGCTCTTGAAGACGAATACAGGAAATTTCAGCTATATTTTACGCGGCGACTTTATAGTAAATATGACTTTCGAGACTTCTGGCTCAGATATGGCCCGCGAATATGAGGCACGCAAATACAGCTATAACGTTCAAAATTATATGCTTTCACCGATTACACAAAATGATTATATTTACGCGCTAGTAGATCATGAATTAGCAATTGCAGCGGGGTCTTTCTTGGGTCGAATCGGTTCAATGAAAGAATGTGATGATCTCGCGGTTCGTACTTATGACGGAAAAATTATAATCTTCAAGAGTAACGGCTCAACTTTAGAGAATGCATATACTTTTGACGCCGGCGGAAATTCGGCACTAATTGCGGCAGATT
This window contains:
- the selA gene encoding L-seryl-tRNA(Sec) selenium transferase, which produces MDIILNSEWVKKWLDSLGRIRVKRIINQELSLIRQKILHDEEFIFSFDSFKDSCVNSFASALTPSLKRVINAAGVIIHTNLGRSLIAHEAVKSMSEIASSYSNLEYDLKQGARGQRNSHVEELLCALTGAESALVVNNNAGAVLLALSALAKNFDVIVSRGELVEIGGSFRIPDIMQLSGANLIETGTTNRTHLFDYERAITDNTKMLLKVHPSNFRIEGFTTAPERKELAKLAHEKNLIFMEDAGSGLMLDSEIINLPANSGEISIKSCLEQGADLVTFSGDKILGGPQIGGIVGKKNLVDKLKKYPLARALRVDKVTLAGFESTMRLYSRGLYDEIPTLKMLRLTPEFMRARADSLAERLAQKISANVRVIEIEDAAGGGSCPEIKLSGYGVAVKHKNFSAGYIQKLLRGLEVPILCGARDDELVLHVRTLQEGDEEIIINSLEGVLNV
- a CDS encoding BCCT family transporter, producing MSDNANKKSNSVYIISIVITFAIVAWGLFLPENFGNFANSLFGGLTKYFGWGYLLTMNSFVLFCICMAFSRFKHVRLGKPEDRPEHSNISWFAMLFSAGMGVGLVFYGAGEPLIHFGNTPFGAEPGSIQAARDAMQISFFHWGLHPWAGYAVIAMPMAYYQFRRNSPGLISSLFIPLVGQKAVDGFFGKFVDVLAIFATLAGITTSLGLGTLQLNSGLNEIMHIDKTTMIQVVIIIILAVLYTGSAVLGIDKGIKFVANLNLFICLLLMMGLFVLGPSLPIVESLMTGIGDFTSGLVKESFMMAPYGGKYADHLKNWTLYYWAWWIAWAPFVGSFVARISRGRTIAEFVAGVLIVPALGSFTWFAIFGTSALHLQLVKGIDIAAQVTKDISVGVFALYKYYPLGFIMSVIMLVLITTFFVTSANSATFVLSMYSNHGDLNPSKSKMGVWGVLMAALAIVLLMTGGLQNLQTISLTAAPPFAIIMVCACISLWKSLNKDEHEGKL
- a CDS encoding glycine/betaine/sarcosine/D-proline family reductase selenoprotein B, whose amino-acid sequence is MKAIHYINQFFGQIGGEDKADQTPIFHDGLIGCSMMLNAMVKPEIEVTNTIVCGDNYITNHTEEALKEIFAFLDTKEFGIFFAGPAFMAGRYGVGCGIVCKAVKERYNVPVISSMNEENPGVEEYKSVAYIFKGGRKATFMKQDITPMAAFAKKIAKGEELLPAAQEGYFPRGVRSEIPEPNGVMAADRVIDMLLKKINGEPFQTELIIPAMEKIPPAEPVKDLSKATIALVSSSGVVPVDNPDRIQSASAQKWGKYDISKLDNLPEGVFKTIHAGFDPAAMCAVPDRGVPVDAMRYFEKQGKIGKLYDYFYVTVGTGTTQAFAAKFGKEIAQELHAANVDAVILTSTUGTCTRCGATMAKEIERSGIPVTVMCNLIDVAKTVGANRMVQTVSVPYPLGDPELSKEAEWQLRTSRVGAALDALATKVEEPTVFPSKF
- a CDS encoding glycine/sarcosine/betaine reductase component B subunit, with product MRLEIGAFHVKDIKFGGKTFYEAGVLTLNKDELLNVVKEDEHITTADLKIVHPGDNVILCPVKEAVEMRCKVSGGHGIFPGVLSEMEVAGSGRTHCLQDCSLIVVGEHAGGFQDGVIAMGGKYQHHTIFGDMPNLVLVADTDEDFERHEQQKKNHALRWAGMRLAEYIGQCVKDLEPENIEVYDLPSIPERSEEVKKLPGVLYVLQPQSQMETMGYNTLIYGWDANHILPTFMHPNELLDGCMVSGSFMPTSSKISTYEFAVNPMIKKLYEQHGKTINFLGVLMSTLNVKMDEKVRCVKMAGQIATSLGAVAAVVVEEGYGNPDVDYTAMMVELERLGIKTVGLSDECTGRDGASQPLVSMNPATNALVTTGNVSQMYEFPAGMEVIGELEALARDGNSGGWEGCIKPDGSFVMENNGMFCANHISGYSRRTCADF